In Candidatus Poribacteria bacterium, the following proteins share a genomic window:
- a CDS encoding TIGR00296 family protein, with product MPIRATCLSAIKARWSDIWPPPYGKGVKTLEDLQKKVTPEVEELLSEESQILLLRIARSSIESHLSGKSMPQYEITDPKLRERRGAFVTLHKDGRLRGCIGYVFPIKPLYQTVQEVAVAAAVDDPRFPPVRLEEMEEIEIEISALTPLRRIRGIDEIKVGTHGIYIKRGINSGLLLPQVAVEYEWDREQFLANTCQKAWLPPDAWKDPMTEIYIFSAQVFSEKEKGLK from the coding sequence ATGCCAATTCGGGCGACGTGCCTTTCGGCGATAAAGGCCAGGTGGTCGGATATATGGCCGCCGCCATATGGTAAGGGGGTGAAGACATTGGAGGATTTGCAAAAAAAGGTTACACCCGAGGTGGAGGAGCTTCTGAGCGAGGAGTCGCAGATACTGCTTCTTAGGATCGCAAGATCCTCGATAGAAAGCCACCTCTCGGGCAAATCCATGCCTCAATATGAGATAACGGACCCCAAGCTTCGGGAGAGACGCGGGGCCTTCGTGACGCTACACAAGGACGGAAGGCTCAGGGGGTGCATAGGATATGTCTTCCCAATCAAGCCCCTCTATCAGACCGTCCAGGAGGTCGCCGTCGCCGCCGCTGTGGACGATCCTAGGTTTCCCCCCGTTAGATTAGAGGAGATGGAGGAGATCGAGATAGAGATCTCAGCCCTTACGCCGCTCAGACGGATAAGGGGCATCGACGAGATCAAGGTCGGTACTCACGGGATTTACATCAAGAGGGGAATCAACTCGGGATTGCTTCTGCCACAGGTGGCGGTGGAGTATGAATGGGACAGGGAACAGTTCCTGGCGAATACCTGTCAAAAGGCATGGCTTCCACCGGATGCGTGGAAGGATCCGATGACGGAGATCTATATCTTCAGCGCTCAGGTCTTCAGTGAAAAGGAGAAGGGACTGAAATGA
- the amrB gene encoding AmmeMemoRadiSam system protein B, with translation MLFSSDIRRPAVAGAFYPDSPSTLRRMVREFIDKAPRVDVDGRIIGLISPHAGYVYSGHVAGHAYKQVEGESYDSVVVIGPSHRMPFWGFALWAKGSFETPLGAVPIDEGLASELMSLNDGIKHLPQAHAYEHSIEVQLPFLQESLGEFKLVPILMQDYSEAACHSLASTLGECLKGRNVLIVASTDLSHYPEYDEAVRADRIVIEAVSKFDPAELRRRMDEHMRLGVPELHTMMCGAGPVYVLLEAAKLLGAERVKVLKYANSGDVPFGDKGQVVGYMAAAIW, from the coding sequence ATGCTTTTTTCGTCTGATATCAGAAGGCCCGCCGTGGCGGGCGCGTTTTATCCCGATTCTCCATCGACCCTGCGTCGGATGGTCAGGGAATTCATAGACAAAGCCCCCAGGGTCGATGTCGATGGACGGATAATCGGGCTCATCTCGCCACACGCCGGCTACGTCTATTCGGGACATGTGGCGGGACATGCCTACAAACAGGTGGAGGGCGAAAGCTACGACTCGGTCGTCGTGATAGGGCCGAGCCATCGGATGCCGTTTTGGGGGTTCGCCCTGTGGGCTAAGGGCAGTTTCGAGACCCCCCTCGGCGCCGTCCCCATAGACGAAGGACTGGCCTCAGAGCTGATGAGCCTCAACGACGGGATAAAGCACCTTCCGCAGGCACACGCATATGAACATAGTATCGAGGTTCAACTTCCGTTTCTGCAGGAGAGCCTTGGTGAGTTCAAGCTCGTTCCCATACTCATGCAGGACTATTCCGAGGCGGCCTGTCATTCGCTCGCCAGCACTTTGGGAGAGTGTCTCAAAGGCAGGAACGTTTTGATCGTGGCGAGCACGGATCTCTCACACTACCCGGAATATGATGAGGCGGTCAGAGCGGATAGGATCGTGATCGAGGCGGTTTCGAAGTTTGATCCGGCGGAGCTGCGCCGCAGGATGGATGAGCATATGAGGCTAGGCGTCCCGGAGCTACACACGATGATGTGCGGCGCCGGGCCGGTTTACGTCCTGCTCGAAGCCGCCAAGCTCCTGGGTGCAGAGAGGGTGAAGGTGCTTAAATATGCCAATTCGGGCGACGTGCCTTTCGGCGATAAAGGCCAGGTGGTCGGATATATGGCCGCCGCCATATGGTAA
- a CDS encoding type II toxin-antitoxin system RelE/ParE family toxin, translating into MDSYEIRWKSSAERDLRNIDPQHVPRIIKAVESLVDNPFPSQHRKLRGSEQDYRIRVGNYRVIYQVDTKTKIVTIYHVRHRREAYRT; encoded by the coding sequence ATGGACTCTTATGAGATTCGATGGAAGAGCTCGGCAGAACGAGACTTGCGGAACATCGATCCACAGCATGTTCCTCGAATTATCAAGGCTGTCGAATCCCTTGTGGATAATCCATTTCCGTCACAACACCGTAAACTCCGAGGCTCAGAGCAAGATTATCGGATTCGAGTTGGGAATTACAGAGTGATCTACCAAGTGGATACCAAAACGAAAATCGTGACCATTTATCATGTCCGTCATCGTAGAGAAGCATATCGCACATAA
- a CDS encoding GNAT family N-acetyltransferase, translating to MEIQIRKFKESDIDCLVEILKLNDQYKYPIIDGPSAMRRVANCEAAVFLVAEVEKQPCGFIRAVYDGSRALIHLLSVHPDCQNRGIGSALVEAVCAELSRRDAPTVSATITEQSVSFWEKKGFRRTSVFLVLKELRKTR from the coding sequence ATGGAAATACAAATACGGAAATTCAAAGAATCTGATATAGATTGTCTGGTTGAAATCCTTAAATTAAACGATCAATATAAATATCCCATTATTGATGGGCCGAGTGCGATGAGAAGAGTAGCAAACTGCGAGGCTGCTGTTTTCTTAGTTGCCGAAGTAGAAAAACAACCTTGCGGATTCATCAGAGCAGTTTATGATGGCTCTCGGGCGCTTATTCATCTTCTTTCAGTACATCCAGACTGCCAGAACCGTGGCATTGGTAGTGCGCTCGTCGAAGCTGTTTGTGCAGAGCTCTCTCGCCGTGATGCGCCAACCGTCAGTGCTACCATAACTGAGCAAAGCGTTAGTTTCTGGGAGAAGAAGGGATTCAGACGAACATCAGTCTTTCTTGTGCTTAAGGAGTTGAGGAAGACTCGTTAA
- a CDS encoding metallophosphoesterase family protein produces MRIGVISDTHIPKRAQSLPDDLVDVLRKLDFIIHAGDFETMEALREIERINRLVAVHGNMDSPDVRRQLPNRRVLNVEHVRIGIIHGWGDPHTLPERVMEQFKDDGVRCIIFGHSHQAMCEERKGILLFNPGSPTDTIFAHFRSYGILEVTREGVKGEIIRLD; encoded by the coding sequence ATGAGGATAGGGGTGATATCGGACACGCACATCCCAAAGAGAGCACAGAGTCTGCCTGATGATCTGGTGGATGTGCTCCGTAAGCTCGACTTCATAATACACGCGGGGGATTTCGAGACGATGGAGGCGCTTAGAGAAATCGAGAGGATAAACAGGCTCGTTGCCGTCCACGGCAACATGGATTCCCCCGACGTCAGGAGACAACTGCCCAACAGGAGGGTTTTAAACGTCGAGCACGTCAGGATAGGGATCATACATGGATGGGGCGATCCGCACACGTTGCCGGAGAGGGTGATGGAACAATTTAAAGATGACGGCGTCAGATGTATCATCTTCGGCCACTCACATCAGGCGATGTGTGAGGAGAGGAAGGGGATACTCCTCTTTAATCCCGGAAGCCCCACGGACACCATCTTCGCCCACTTCAGATCCTACGGCATCCTTGAGGTCACCAGGGAGGGTGTGAAGGGGGAGATTATTAGGCTCGATTGA
- a CDS encoding DUF1844 domain-containing protein: MDERKKVELPPVTFIGFVTTLANAAFAYMGGMEDTQTKKPVIDLNLARHTIDTLDMLKEKTKGNLTEDEEKFLENVLFTLKMTFVRISTEQEKKEREDEDRGDIGHAHPKESTESA, translated from the coding sequence ATGGATGAGAGGAAAAAGGTTGAGCTACCGCCGGTCACGTTCATCGGATTTGTGACCACCCTTGCCAACGCCGCTTTCGCCTACATGGGCGGGATGGAGGATACCCAAACCAAAAAGCCCGTTATCGACCTGAACCTGGCGAGGCATACCATAGACACACTCGATATGCTTAAGGAAAAGACAAAGGGAAACCTCACGGAGGACGAGGAGAAGTTTTTGGAGAACGTGCTCTTCACGTTGAAGATGACCTTCGTGAGGATTTCTACCGAGCAGGAGAAAAAGGAGAGGGAAGATGAGGATAGGGGTGATATCGGACACGCACATCCCAAAGAGAGCACAGAGTCTGCCTGA
- a CDS encoding HlyC/CorC family transporter encodes MMDISSFLPHLIGLALLLGLSAFFSGSETAMFSLTKLQVQRLRERTDGASRAVVRFYQDLRRLLVTVLIGNNLVNIAFSSITGSLFIGLMGSTKGVTAAVIFNLLMLLTFGEITPKVYALKHPQRFALKTARPLWLISIFLFPAYWILKLITDLIMPKGMEFNDTVTPDEIKALLSAGAEEGEFEERERELIQLIFELRDIEAHEIMIPRTDMICAQSTERIGDILNKAKEHGVSRVPIYRKSLDDICGIFYAKDLPIWRGFDVMDMTAEFFMTVREELLVDQSDTLIRRPHFVPESRRVSELLRDFSRFKTHMVILVDEYGGTSGLVTLEDVIEEIVGDIVDEYDEYRPQREMIKDLGGNRYEVSGRTPVRLINRTLSLKLDEEAADTMGGYVINLLGRIPKAGEVVEIEDLRIEVEKIEGMRVETVILSKLGGKGGKTKGIISLLVPLLLLASSSWATSGSTPQSVLWQAIPFSIIALILVGFRAFYAGSETAFVSANRMRLRALAEDGEVKAARALSLFSMPEEILTMTLIGTNLMGISATQMAVLAAKSIRPHDIAWQSSITTAVMTPLILLFGEIIPKSIFRAKANSIMMRAYLMIRGSHLAFYPVVKVFTSLSSKLASAVKGEEESDARRSELRLLTSMGEQEGVILPRQRQMIHSVLDLHRKTVGQVMVPLVEMISLRKGTSISDFLDMAARYPYSRYPIYRRRIDDIVGIVHVLDVIYSGDDEGTIDRFIRRDLTFVPELKRVDTFLREFQHKLLNTPKEGRNPMAFVVDEYGGVVGLVTIEDLIEEIIGNIQSERGGQSHLISMDERSIICDGRMEIEELNMRFNLQIPEGNYETVAGYLISLRDGVPRPGEVIDTDTLRFIILNSDERTIRKVKIVNKTGRFPEELT; translated from the coding sequence ATGATGGACATAAGCTCTTTCTTACCTCACCTGATCGGATTAGCTCTGCTTCTGGGACTATCCGCCTTCTTCTCCGGCTCTGAGACGGCGATGTTCTCCCTGACCAAACTTCAGGTTCAGAGGTTGAGGGAAAGGACGGATGGTGCCAGCAGGGCTGTGGTCCGTTTTTATCAGGATCTCCGTCGCCTGCTTGTGACCGTTCTGATAGGCAACAACCTCGTCAACATAGCCTTCTCCAGCATCACCGGATCGCTCTTCATAGGGCTCATGGGAAGCACGAAGGGCGTCACAGCAGCCGTGATCTTCAACCTCCTGATGCTTCTAACCTTCGGAGAGATCACCCCCAAGGTGTATGCCCTTAAACATCCCCAGAGATTCGCCCTTAAAACCGCCAGGCCGCTCTGGCTGATCTCCATCTTTCTCTTCCCAGCCTACTGGATCCTGAAGCTGATCACAGATCTGATCATGCCCAAAGGAATGGAGTTTAACGATACGGTCACGCCCGATGAGATCAAAGCGCTCCTTTCGGCGGGTGCGGAGGAAGGGGAGTTTGAGGAGAGGGAGAGGGAGCTCATCCAGTTGATATTCGAGCTCAGGGATATCGAGGCGCATGAGATAATGATCCCTCGCACCGATATGATCTGCGCCCAGAGCACGGAGAGGATCGGCGATATATTGAACAAAGCTAAAGAACATGGCGTCTCCAGAGTTCCCATATACAGGAAGAGCCTGGACGATATCTGCGGAATATTCTACGCCAAAGACCTGCCCATATGGCGTGGATTCGATGTGATGGATATGACGGCGGAGTTCTTTATGACCGTCAGAGAGGAACTGCTGGTCGACCAGAGCGATACCCTCATAAGGAGACCTCACTTCGTGCCTGAAAGCCGAAGGGTCAGCGAACTGCTGAGGGACTTCTCCAGGTTCAAAACCCACATGGTCATACTGGTCGACGAATACGGCGGAACCTCAGGCCTTGTGACCTTGGAGGACGTGATAGAGGAAATCGTGGGTGACATCGTCGATGAGTACGACGAATATAGACCTCAGAGGGAAATGATAAAGGATCTGGGTGGAAACAGATATGAGGTCTCAGGGAGAACACCGGTCAGGCTTATCAACAGAACGCTCAGTCTCAAACTGGATGAGGAAGCGGCCGACACCATGGGAGGATATGTGATCAACCTCCTGGGAAGGATACCGAAGGCGGGTGAGGTCGTAGAGATAGAGGATCTTCGGATCGAAGTGGAGAAGATCGAAGGGATGAGGGTCGAGACCGTAATCCTGAGTAAGCTCGGCGGTAAGGGGGGGAAAACCAAGGGGATTATATCCCTCCTGGTGCCTCTGCTTCTCTTGGCTTCGAGCTCATGGGCGACGAGCGGATCGACTCCGCAATCCGTTTTGTGGCAGGCGATACCTTTTAGCATCATAGCTCTGATCCTCGTGGGATTCAGGGCGTTTTATGCCGGTTCGGAGACGGCCTTCGTATCGGCGAATAGGATGAGATTAAGAGCCTTGGCGGAGGATGGAGAGGTCAAAGCCGCTAGGGCTCTCTCCCTTTTCAGCATGCCCGAGGAGATCCTGACGATGACGCTCATAGGGACGAATCTGATGGGTATATCGGCCACCCAGATGGCGGTACTCGCCGCCAAATCGATAAGGCCGCACGATATAGCATGGCAAAGCTCGATCACCACCGCCGTGATGACCCCACTGATCCTGCTCTTCGGTGAGATCATCCCCAAATCCATCTTCAGGGCCAAGGCGAACTCGATCATGATGAGGGCCTATCTGATGATAAGAGGCTCACATCTGGCCTTCTATCCCGTCGTTAAGGTCTTCACGAGTCTCTCCTCCAAGCTCGCCTCGGCCGTCAAAGGGGAGGAGGAGAGCGACGCCCGAAGGAGCGAGCTCAGACTGCTTACGAGCATGGGGGAACAGGAGGGGGTGATCCTGCCCAGACAGAGGCAGATGATCCATAGCGTATTGGATCTGCACAGGAAGACGGTCGGCCAGGTGATGGTGCCCCTGGTCGAGATGATCTCCCTGAGAAAGGGCACGTCGATATCCGATTTCCTCGATATGGCCGCCAGATATCCCTATTCCAGATATCCGATCTACAGGAGGAGGATAGATGATATCGTGGGGATCGTCCACGTTCTGGATGTGATCTACTCCGGGGATGATGAGGGGACGATCGACAGGTTTATCCGAAGGGATCTGACCTTCGTGCCGGAGCTCAAACGGGTTGATACGTTCCTGAGGGAGTTTCAGCATAAGCTCCTCAATACGCCGAAGGAGGGAAGAAACCCGATGGCCTTTGTGGTGGACGAATACGGCGGCGTGGTGGGGCTCGTCACCATAGAGGATCTGATCGAGGAGATCATAGGCAACATCCAGAGCGAAAGGGGAGGGCAAAGCCACCTGATATCCATGGACGAGCGGAGCATAATATGCGATGGCAGGATGGAGATCGAGGAGCTGAACATGAGGTTTAACCTCCAGATACCCGAGGGGAACTATGAGACGGTGGCCGGCTATTTGATCTCGCTCCGCGATGGGGTGCCGAGGCCCGGCGAGGTGATCGATACGGATACGCTCAGGTTTATCATATTGAACTCGGATGAGAGGACGATTCGAAAGGTGAAGATCGTCAACAAAACGGGGAGATTCCCCGAGGAACTGACATAA
- a CDS encoding aminotransferase class I/II-fold pyridoxal phosphate-dependent enzyme, which translates to MLIKSKRLDRLPPYMFGKLKEMTLERRRKGIDVIDLSMGNPDRPTPPHIVEKLREVALDPKAHRYSASRGIFNLRKEVSRFYERRFNVSLDPETEVISVIGTKEGISHLMLALLDEGDIALVPNPSFPIHIYSVIIAGGSLMKIPLREENQFVPDLAEIAKEIVPKPKVLILSFPHNPTGAVVDLGFFEEVVDFARRNEIIVVHDLAYADIVFDGYVAPSIMQVKGAKEVAIEFFSLSKSYNMAGWRCGFAVGNRDIIDALAKIKGYYDYGIFTPIQVAAIVALRSEPEVVRQTAMTYQRRRDVLVDGLNRIGWKVNSPKATMFVWAPIPEPYREMGSLGFSTMLLEEANVCVSPGAGFGSNGEGYVRIALVENEHRIRQAIRQIKRVLRLDEVNTGKI; encoded by the coding sequence ATGCTTATAAAATCGAAGAGGTTGGACAGGCTTCCGCCTTATATGTTCGGCAAGCTCAAGGAGATGACGCTCGAAAGGCGTCGAAAGGGGATAGACGTCATCGACCTAAGCATGGGCAACCCCGACAGACCCACCCCTCCCCACATCGTCGAAAAGCTCCGTGAGGTGGCGTTGGACCCGAAGGCGCATAGATATTCCGCCTCACGCGGGATATTCAACCTGCGTAAAGAGGTATCGAGGTTCTATGAGCGCCGTTTCAACGTGTCGCTTGACCCTGAGACCGAGGTGATATCGGTCATCGGCACCAAGGAGGGGATCTCACACCTGATGCTCGCCCTTCTCGATGAGGGTGACATCGCCCTCGTCCCCAATCCCTCCTTCCCGATCCACATCTACAGCGTCATAATAGCGGGCGGCAGCTTGATGAAGATCCCCCTCCGGGAGGAGAATCAGTTCGTGCCGGATCTAGCTGAGATAGCGAAGGAGATCGTCCCAAAGCCTAAAGTCCTGATCCTCAGCTTCCCCCACAATCCCACCGGGGCGGTGGTTGATCTGGGTTTCTTCGAGGAGGTGGTGGATTTCGCCCGCAGGAACGAGATCATAGTGGTTCACGATCTCGCCTATGCGGACATCGTCTTCGACGGATATGTGGCCCCCAGCATAATGCAGGTAAAAGGCGCTAAGGAGGTCGCGATCGAGTTCTTCTCGCTCTCCAAGTCCTATAACATGGCGGGATGGAGATGCGGCTTCGCGGTGGGAAATAGGGATATAATCGATGCGCTGGCGAAGATAAAGGGATACTACGACTACGGCATATTCACCCCGATCCAGGTCGCCGCTATAGTGGCGCTGCGCTCAGAGCCCGAGGTGGTCAGACAGACGGCCATGACCTATCAGAGAAGACGTGACGTGCTGGTGGATGGATTGAACAGGATAGGGTGGAAGGTGAACAGTCCGAAAGCGACGATGTTCGTCTGGGCGCCTATACCCGAACCGTACAGGGAGATGGGTTCACTGGGGTTCTCCACGATGCTGCTGGAGGAGGCGAACGTCTGCGTCTCCCCTGGGGCTGGCTTCGGGTCAAACGGAGAGGGATACGTCAGGATAGCCCTCGTTGAGAACGAACATCGGATCCGTCAGGCCATAAGACAGATTAAGAGGGTGCTCAGGTTGGATGAGGTCAACACGGGTAAGATATGA
- the murJ gene encoding murein biosynthesis integral membrane protein MurJ: MTKRPSSFIRSAGVFGSITMVSRLFGLTRDLVIAYFFGAGLLTDAFFVAFGIPNLLRRLFGEGALNAATVPVISGYIERGERKEGWRLVTDLFNLLLLLLLALSLIGIALAPYLIRLMAWGFSRNPGQISIAAHLLRVMFPYAIFICLAALEMGALNSFNHFATPAAAPIMLNICMISFTLLPSLLLDIPERERINWLAYGVLVGGMLQMGIQIPPMRRRGWRYGLSFRLTPDVRQVLRLMAPAAVGQTVVQINLMIDRLLATFLPKGSLTYLYYANRLVQLPLGVFGIAISTAVLPYLSRQTARGDLEGMKGTLMRALRLAYFISFPAMVGMIVLRESIIALLFEHGLFNRADTAGTAWALLFYSLGLFSYSGAKIVSQAFYSLKDTKTPVIVGAVAMICNAALNLILMRTFLKHGGLALATAISSTINMALLMWILRRRIGRLGSVDLIRSALRITAAGSTMGLICWTVMRYLERTGPVLIVTVSVPVGIAVYLVLCYLLRSGELEEVLKAI, encoded by the coding sequence ATGACCAAACGCCCCTCATCTTTCATCCGATCCGCGGGAGTTTTCGGCTCCATCACCATGGTCAGCCGCCTCTTCGGGCTGACCAGAGATCTGGTCATAGCCTACTTCTTCGGGGCGGGTCTTCTGACGGATGCCTTCTTCGTCGCCTTCGGAATACCTAACCTGCTGCGACGTCTCTTCGGTGAGGGGGCCCTCAATGCCGCCACCGTCCCCGTAATCTCCGGATACATCGAGAGGGGCGAGCGGAAAGAGGGATGGAGGCTGGTAACGGATCTATTCAATCTCCTTCTCCTTTTGCTCCTTGCCCTGAGCCTGATCGGCATAGCCCTTGCCCCGTATCTGATCAGGCTTATGGCCTGGGGGTTTTCGCGAAATCCCGGTCAGATCTCCATCGCCGCCCACCTTCTAAGGGTGATGTTTCCCTATGCCATCTTCATATGTCTTGCAGCGCTGGAGATGGGCGCATTAAACTCCTTCAACCATTTCGCCACCCCGGCCGCCGCCCCGATCATGTTGAACATATGTATGATCTCGTTCACCCTTCTCCCTTCGCTCCTCCTCGATATCCCCGAACGTGAGAGGATAAATTGGCTGGCATATGGAGTTTTGGTCGGGGGAATGCTGCAGATGGGAATACAGATCCCGCCGATGCGTCGTCGAGGGTGGAGATACGGTTTGAGCTTTAGGCTCACCCCCGACGTCAGACAGGTTCTGCGGCTGATGGCCCCGGCCGCCGTCGGGCAGACGGTGGTTCAGATAAACCTGATGATCGACAGATTGCTCGCCACTTTTCTACCAAAGGGGAGCCTCACATATCTGTACTACGCCAACAGGCTCGTACAACTCCCGCTCGGCGTGTTCGGCATAGCCATATCGACGGCGGTCCTGCCATATCTATCGAGGCAGACCGCTAGAGGGGATCTGGAGGGGATGAAGGGGACGCTGATGAGGGCGTTGAGGCTGGCGTATTTCATCTCCTTTCCGGCGATGGTGGGGATGATCGTGCTGAGGGAATCCATCATAGCCCTGTTATTCGAGCACGGCCTCTTCAACAGGGCGGATACGGCGGGGACAGCCTGGGCCTTGCTCTTTTACTCGTTGGGCCTCTTCTCCTATAGCGGCGCCAAAATAGTCTCTCAGGCCTTCTATTCGCTCAAGGACACCAAAACGCCGGTCATCGTGGGGGCGGTCGCCATGATCTGTAACGCCGCCCTCAACCTGATCCTGATGCGAACCTTCCTTAAACACGGAGGGCTGGCGCTCGCCACGGCGATCTCATCCACGATCAACATGGCGCTGCTGATGTGGATCCTGAGGAGGAGGATCGGCAGGTTGGGCTCCGTCGATCTGATCCGATCGGCTCTCAGGATCACCGCCGCCGGATCGACGATGGGATTGATCTGCTGGACGGTGATGAGGTATTTGGAGCGGACAGGCCCGGTCCTCATAGTGACCGTGAGCGTGCCGGTGGGGATAGCGGTCTACCTTGTGCTATGCTATCTGTTGAGATCAGGCGAGCTGGAGGAGGTGTTGAAGGCGATATGA
- a CDS encoding flippase, with protein sequence MMVVLKNSISLFSAYTLARLLSFALTILLPRFYPDELFGAYLFSISFANMMVVFTELGMQAPLIREMSVNRSRAGELASNALAIRVILCLITFGGIAIYVHLMGYPPRTIQIAYILGASELINSLSQLFRCVFRAYERMIYESITVAMDRVIVLVVGLLIVARGYDIEAFCWVVTGSSLFILIVTVIITETLFVRVKLGFSAKVWRRIMEWSLPFALANIFSMVYFKLGILMLSKLSGDEAVSWYGVGYTIVMALLVLPGAFSGAIFPEISKMFAAKDPSKLKLAYQTSLKLMLAAGLPTAITLSFSTREFVLLFYDPHRFPPGTIDASLRVLAWSGFLSFLNFIMIAFYRAADRRKAFTFLTGGTTAINFILNAVMIPRFNHVGAAMAMALSELFFLLVSFIYMGRSLNLRVNWGSFARPILCSLILTGFLYLGGGWNRVLLSLIGGSGYLALLVLTRGVTADDLRSLQT encoded by the coding sequence ATGATGGTGGTTTTGAAGAACTCCATCTCCCTCTTTTCAGCCTACACGCTTGCGAGGCTCCTCTCCTTCGCCCTGACCATCCTCCTGCCCAGGTTTTATCCCGACGAGCTCTTCGGCGCATATCTGTTCTCGATCTCTTTTGCCAACATGATGGTGGTCTTCACCGAGCTGGGCATGCAGGCGCCGCTGATAAGGGAGATGAGCGTCAACCGCTCGCGAGCGGGCGAACTGGCCTCCAACGCCCTCGCGATACGGGTCATACTCTGCCTGATCACCTTCGGCGGGATAGCGATATACGTCCATCTGATGGGATACCCCCCCAGAACGATACAGATCGCCTATATCCTGGGCGCCTCGGAGCTCATCAACTCCCTCTCCCAGCTCTTTCGATGCGTTTTCAGGGCCTATGAGAGGATGATCTACGAGTCGATCACGGTCGCAATGGACAGGGTCATCGTGCTTGTGGTCGGGCTCCTGATCGTCGCGAGGGGATATGATATAGAGGCGTTCTGCTGGGTTGTAACCGGATCGAGCCTGTTCATTCTGATCGTCACGGTTATCATAACCGAGACGCTGTTCGTCAGGGTGAAGCTCGGCTTTTCGGCGAAGGTCTGGAGGCGGATAATGGAGTGGTCTCTGCCGTTTGCGCTGGCGAACATATTCAGTATGGTCTATTTTAAGCTCGGGATACTTATGCTCTCAAAGCTCTCAGGCGATGAGGCGGTCTCGTGGTATGGCGTGGGATATACGATCGTCATGGCCCTTTTGGTCCTGCCGGGCGCCTTTTCAGGGGCGATCTTCCCCGAGATATCGAAGATGTTCGCTGCCAAAGATCCCTCCAAGCTCAAACTTGCATACCAGACTTCCCTCAAGCTGATGCTGGCCGCCGGATTGCCGACAGCTATAACCCTCTCCTTTTCGACCAGGGAGTTCGTTCTGTTGTTTTACGATCCACACCGATTCCCGCCCGGCACGATCGACGCCTCGCTCAGGGTGTTGGCATGGTCGGGTTTCCTCTCCTTCCTCAATTTCATCATGATCGCCTTTTACAGGGCGGCCGACAGACGCAAGGCCTTCACCTTTCTGACGGGCGGGACCACCGCCATCAACTTCATCCTCAACGCCGTCATGATTCCCCGATTCAATCACGTCGGTGCCGCCATGGCGATGGCCCTCTCAGAGCTTTTCTTCCTGCTGGTAAGTTTCATCTACATGGGCCGATCGCTTAATCTCAGGGTCAACTGGGGTTCCTTCGCGAGACCCATCCTCTGCAGTCTCATCCTGACCGGTTTTCTCTATCTCGGAGGGGGATGGAACAGGGTTCTGCTGAGCTTGATCGGAGGTTCAGGATATCTGGCACTTCTGGTTCTGACCAGGGGTGTGACGGCGGATGATCTTAGGAGCTTGCAGACATGA